The following coding sequences are from one Treponema parvum window:
- a CDS encoding Hsp20/alpha crystallin family protein: MNELSLFNTFFNDAFGANGLPEFNFHATPAVPKVDVKETKDNYLLEMDLPGRTEKDVNLELDHNVLTISSHKEDTKEEHSGKNEKETWLIRERRVSDFSRRFTLPDDVNGEKVAATFKNGVLLVTIPRKALPSPKRIAIETK; this comes from the coding sequence ATGAACGAATTATCACTTTTTAACACATTTTTTAACGACGCTTTTGGTGCAAACGGACTTCCCGAATTCAACTTCCACGCAACTCCCGCAGTTCCGAAAGTTGATGTAAAAGAAACCAAAGACAATTATCTTCTTGAGATGGATCTTCCCGGCCGCACCGAAAAAGACGTGAACCTTGAGCTGGATCACAATGTTCTTACGATCTCTTCGCATAAAGAAGACACAAAAGAAGAACATTCCGGCAAAAACGAAAAGGAAACATGGCTTATCCGCGAACGCAGGGTTTCCGATTTCAGCAGGCGGTTTACGCTTCCCGACGATGTAAACGGAGAAAAAGTTGCGGCTACATTTAAAAACGGAGTTCTTCTTGTGACGATCCCGCGCAAGGCTTTGCCCTCTCCCAAACGGATCGCTATAGAAACGAAGTAA
- a CDS encoding DUF308 domain-containing protein yields the protein MENMKRSGIIIAFLAAVIGVMVLTSPQEFIKSIVIILGIGAVIDGIINFAVVRTLIDDPYFKKNILIRGLLSIVIGFAAVSLPLVLAATVWTIMLYILGVYLILSALLEIFAVFKLKAAGIPAGPYVIEIIISILLSVLLFAIPGRIGVLIVRILGILLIAFAVFIARYSFKNAPIVMEADEVSDDDKAENME from the coding sequence ATGGAAAACATGAAAAGATCAGGCATTATCATTGCTTTTTTGGCTGCCGTAATAGGGGTTATGGTTCTTACGTCCCCGCAAGAATTTATAAAATCGATCGTCATTATTTTAGGCATAGGAGCCGTAATCGACGGAATCATAAATTTCGCAGTCGTAAGAACTCTTATCGACGATCCTTATTTTAAAAAGAATATTTTAATCCGCGGCCTTTTATCGATTGTAATAGGTTTTGCCGCCGTATCGCTGCCGCTTGTCCTTGCTGCAACCGTATGGACAATAATGCTATACATTCTTGGAGTATATCTTATTTTGTCGGCTCTTCTGGAAATATTCGCCGTATTTAAGCTGAAAGCTGCGGGCATTCCCGCAGGTCCGTACGTAATTGAAATTATAATTTCGATTTTACTTTCCGTTTTGCTTTTTGCGATTCCGGGCAGAATAGGCGTTTTAATAGTCAGAATTCTGGGAATCCTTCTTATTGCCTTTGCGGTTTTTATTGCCCGGTATTCTTTTAAGAATGCGCCCATCGTTATGGAAGCGGATGAAGTATCAGACGACGATAAAGCCGAAAACATGGAGTAG
- the thyX gene encoding FAD-dependent thymidylate synthase has translation MSHCVVPEAEKILDKEFPVLDKGFVRLVDYLGGDQRIVQSARVSYGAGTKTVSEDSALIDYLLRHQHTSPFEQVVLTFHVKMPIFVARQWVRHRTGRMNEISGRYSIMEEEFYVPSLENIAPQSPDNKQGRSKEAFPAEEAQKIQNKFIEGQKRAYEEYESLIDGGLAREIARINLPLSLYTEFYWEMDLHNLFHFLKLRLETHAQYEIREYAKVLLELTRKVAPLAVKSFENHMERGVRFSGEEMKALQEILEGRPNPLEGKKLSRFLEKIKTGVQL, from the coding sequence ATGTCGCATTGTGTAGTTCCGGAAGCGGAAAAAATACTTGATAAGGAGTTTCCCGTCCTTGATAAGGGCTTTGTTCGCTTAGTAGATTATTTAGGCGGCGATCAGCGGATCGTGCAGTCGGCCCGCGTTTCTTACGGCGCCGGCACTAAAACGGTGTCGGAAGATTCCGCTTTGATCGACTATCTTTTAAGGCACCAGCATACTTCTCCGTTTGAGCAGGTCGTTCTTACGTTCCACGTTAAAATGCCGATCTTTGTTGCGCGTCAGTGGGTGCGCCACAGAACGGGCCGGATGAATGAAATATCTGGGCGCTATTCCATAATGGAAGAAGAATTTTACGTTCCATCGCTTGAAAATATCGCTCCGCAAAGTCCCGATAATAAGCAGGGTCGTTCTAAAGAAGCTTTTCCGGCCGAAGAAGCTCAAAAAATTCAAAATAAATTTATCGAGGGACAAAAACGCGCCTATGAAGAATACGAAAGCCTTATTGACGGCGGCCTTGCGCGCGAAATAGCCAGAATAAACCTGCCCCTTTCTTTGTATACGGAATTCTATTGGGAGATGGATTTACATAATCTGTTTCATTTTTTAAAGCTCCGCTTGGAAACCCATGCGCAGTATGAGATAAGAGAATACGCAAAGGTTTTGCTTGAACTTACAAGGAAGGTCGCTCCTTTGGCGGTAAAATCCTTCGAAAATCACATGGAAAGAGGCGTAAGATTTTCCGGTGAAGAAATGAAAGCGCTGCAGGAAATTCTTGAAGGCAGACCGAATCCTCTTGAGGGAAAAAAACTTTCCAGATTCCTTGAAAAAATAAAGACGGGCGTTCAACTATAA